Within Candidatus Saccharibacteria bacterium, the genomic segment ATAGGTTTACCGAAAAACCGGATGTTCAGGCAGAAGCAAACAAAATGCTTGGGCTAATGGAAAAAACCTACAATTGGCATGACGTTGATTTTAGCATTGAGCGAATGGCTGCTATCCACGAGGAGCTATTCGGTAAGCCATTGTCGTGGGATGATACGCAATGGGTCTATGAGATAACGACACCAACACCTCAAGATTATGTTACAAACGAGTTAGCTCGCAGGTCAGGCGAGCTTAGAGACGAGTATATACTTGAGCAGATTATGAAATACTGGAAAGAGAGTAAAAGCTTGTTTATAGTCTTTGGTTCAGCACACGCTATAAGGCTTGAACCTGCACTTCGTAATCTAGCCGCCTAGCTATCTAACAAACCGCCCGACAAGTTAAATACTTCAACTAGGTGCTTCAGCTTATAATCATTCACGACATCGATGGCTGATGTTTGAAATGCGTCAACTATCCTGCACCAAATGAGGACTTTCGGACACTTCGGTGTCCTTTTTCTTTGGCGTTAATCCGTAAAGTTAGCTCTTAAGAAATACAAACTTTCCCCTAACTTATTGTACGAAGCAACGAGGCTAGTTTATCCAGGCGTAGCGCTTGGTTACATGCCCGAACAAATCATTTAATGACTAGTAGAACTATAAATAACCCACCCAAGAGGCTGCTTGGTAAAAGCATAAACATATTTAAATTGTCAAAAAGCAAGTGCTATAATGTAGTGACATAACCGCTGGGCGGAAACGAGGAGGGTACATGTTCAAACGACTAGTAACTTTAAGCGGAGCGGCAGTGTCAGTAGCGGCACTGTTCGTAGCTTCGGCCGGCGCTATGCCGACTAACACGACGAAGATTATTACGGCGAATGATCTGGATAACACATCATCAAATCCGGCTGTTGTAGCGACAGACGGCTTGAACAAGTGGTTCATGTATAACGATACTACTGATACGATCGACAATACGCTTGGTAGTTTCGTGTATGGGCCTGCAACGCCGCCTCACGGAAACGGTAGCGTAGCATTCACTCTCGGGGCAAGCCCGCTGGATCGTAAGAATATCGCTACCTACCAATTTGGCGGACAAGCATTGTCAACGCTCACGAAGTTGTCTTACACCGCCTACTCTCACAGTGGTGTTGCTGGCACTAACGAATCGCCATACCTGAATTTCAACGTTGATTTCACCGGCACTAGTACTACGTGGCAGAAGCGATTGGTTTATGTACCAAGCGCCAACATGGTTTCCGTGCCGCAAGACACTTGGAATACCTATGACGCTATTAGTAGTGGTAACGCATTATGGAACTGGTCGGGTTTTGCCGCTAATGGCAATAAATGGCCTGACGGCAATATAAACCAAAATCGAACCTGGAGCGACATTTTGACGGCATTTCCGAGCGCCCGAGTCTTACCTGGTGACTCCTGGCTTGGCGTTCGCGTGGGTGAACCTGGTCCTACGGGCTACACCGGCAACGTCGACTCATTCACGCTCGGCACTGCCAATAAAGTGACAACCTATGATTTCGAACCTACTAACTTACCTAACAATGAAAAAGACTGCCGTAATAATGGATGGAAAGCCTTCAACGCGCCAACATTCAGCAGCAAGAAAGCTTGTGAAAACTGGGTTGACGCTGCTGCTCACGGCAACATACGTATGAGTGGCCCCAGCCAGAAAATAAAGTTTAATGTCGCGAACACAAAAGACAATGATCGTGATCACCATGATCGTGATGAACGCGGCCGTAAGAACACCGTAGAGTACTGGAACTTCGATTACCCGGGCGGCCTGCACTACAAGGCTGCGATCACGTGCCAGAATGTCAACCCGTTGACTAACGATGCACGTTTCATGTTCCAGATCCCTGCTGGCCACCCAGGCCTCAGTGACCTGTATATAGTGGTCTATGTCAAGGATGGCGGTAAGCACCAGCCTGCTCAGTATGGGCACGCTGCAACAGCTGACAAAAATACAGCTCAGCAGTGGTGTGAAACCGGCGTTGGCTTTGCGCCAGCCATGTACACGGTTACCAAGGGCCACGTAGAAGTAAACTAGCACAAAACGTTCTAGATTGGCCGAAGATGGTGACTTCATTAAACGGAGTCACCATTTTCATTGTGAGAGTCGTTGTGTTTTTGTGCTCCATGAAAAGAGTCTTGCCCGATTGGGCAGGGCTTTATTCTTGGTGCAGGGCTAGTAGGGACTCTAACGGCTTTGCCAGTGGCAAAGCCCGACCCGAAGCCGGTCGACCTTGGGAGACCGGTTGTCGTGACAGCGCATGAGCATCTGCGCTCGTCGACAAGGAGAGTCCCCCCACCCGCACCAAATGAGGACTTTCGGACACTTCGGTGTCCTTTTTCTTTGCCATGCGAAGTCATATCTCATCACTTCTTTTAATATCTGCCACTGGTTTTCTTTATGACAAATAATAATTCTCTTCAGGACCTTCTCGCGACACTGGATGATATCACATTAAAAGATAGCAAAATACTTCTTGAGATAATGCAGCGTATAAGCGCTGCCGAACCTAAAATATGGAATGAACATACTATAGGTTTTGGTACATATCACTACAAATACGACAGCGGGCGCGAAGGCGACAGTCAAATTCTTAGTTTTTACCCAAGAAAGGGTAGGATTACCGTTTACCTGATGGACGGTACGGCACGCTATTCCGTGCTACTGGATAAGCTGGGCGGTCACAGTCCTACTGGTTACTGCATCGTGATTAAACGACTTAGTGATATAGAATTACCTGTACTTGAGGAGATTTTGCAGCAGTCTTATGAGTACATCAAGTCAATGTCACAGAAGGGACCTATCAACAGAATATTATGGAAAAATTAAAAATGAACATCGTGGAAGGTAATTAGTAAATAATCTTTTCACAATTCTCCATTCCATTTTGGATCAGGACACCCATATTGGGCGCCGATAAACGACCGCCCTCAGTCAGCCATTCAAAAAGTTTAAGTAAATTCTCTGTAAAGGTGCGCCAAACAGGGATAGCGGGACGCTTATTTGCCCTGTTATTTTATTATTAGCAGTGATTCAATATATAATGTGAAAATAACTAAGGAGTATCCGCTATGGCAACAAAAAAAGATAAGTATCCGGCCACTTTTGATATAGATTATCCGAAAAAACTTGACCGTCTGAGTACTTTTTTTCGTATCGTATGGAGTATCCCTGCGATAATCATCATTAGCATGCTGACAGCATCTGGTAGCGAGCGGCTCATGAACGAAGCGGGCCAGGAAGTTTCTACGGGCGGTGGTGGCATTGCGGCTGGACTGTTTTGTGCTACTGCCCTGATGATTCTTTTCCGCCAGCGTTATCCACGATGGTGGTTTGATTTTGCGCTCGAACTAAACAGATATTCATCTAGAGTCGGTGCTTACATTCTCCTGCTAACTGATCGTTACCCTTCCACCGTTGAAAAGCAATCAGTCCAGTTGGACATAGAGTACCCAAATGTTGAGCGAGATCTTAATCGTTGGTTGCCATTGGTAAAGTGGTTGCTAGCTATACCTCATTATTTTGTATTGTTCATTCTTGTAATTGCTGCCTCAGTAGCGACTGTCATTGGCTGGTTTAGCATACTCTTTACCGGTCAATACCCCAGGAGTTTATTTAACTTTGTGGTTGGGGTGGGCAGATGGGGTGTTCGAGTCACTGCTTATGCGTTTTTGCTAACAACCGATGAATATCCACCGTTTAGGCTTCGATAACATCCGCTGAACCAGTAGATTGTCTGATAACCCAAAGATTTGATCAATATGTTGTAACTTCTTATAGCTATGTTCTATGTCGTCGATTATATCTAGGGGGTGACAGTAGGCTAAAAAGCCGACCACTCACCAGACATTCAAAAAGTTTATAACTCTGCACCAATAGGACTGTCAGTTATTAAGCCTATTTTTGGGAAGAATTTTACAGACAAAAACCTGGGCAAAGGATAGAGTATAAAGAGCTTCAGGTGTTAAACCTATTAAGAGCACGTAACTTTAACGAAAAAAAGGGGTAAATGAAATGGCTAAATACATTGATGGATTTGTACTTGTAATACCTAAAGGCAAAGAAGCCGAATACCAGAAAATGGCAGAAGAAGGGCGTGATTCATGGATGAAGCATGGTGCACTTCAGTACTTTGAGTGCAGAGGCGAAGATCTTAAGCAGCAGGAAATGGGTGACCTAAAATCACGAGCTTTTCAGGAGATGGCTGGCGCTAACGGGGATGATAATGTCTGGTTTTCATTCATTGTTTTCGAATCAAAAGAGCACCGCGACGAAGTAAACAAAAAAGTTATGGACGAAATGAGCGAATTGTATAAGGATAAAACTGATTTTGAAATGCCGAACGATATGAAAAAAATGGCATACGGCGGATTTGAAGTGGTAGTTGAAGGTTAAAGGGCTTTTTTATTAGTCTGACTCTAGAGTCTTACCGCTGTCCAAAAGCAAAGGTAAAAATTGCCGGTGGCAGTTAGTTATCCACATTTCGTTAAGTGATGGTATATACTAGACAGGCGGTATAATAAAACAAGTTACGCATTAACAATCAATTTAAGAGGAGGCCGACATGGTTACAGGATACTGCGTTAAATGTAAGGAAAAAGGCGTTGAATTGTCAGCACCAGAGATTGTCAAAACTAAAACAGGTGGTTTCATGGCCAAGGGCAAGCATGAAAAATGCGGAACTACAGTTTGCGCAATGATGTCTAAGGAAAATGCCGAAAAAGCAGTAGAAGCCGGCGCAAAAAAAGCCTACTAGACCTCAAGGCACGAAAATCTAATCAGTAACCGTATGCTGCCACACTATGAAAAACCAGTCCTTGTGGCTGGTTTTTTCACGGTCTATCTTGAACCCCTAGCTCCTGGCCGAATAAAATATTTATCACCAGGAGTAGCTCTTGCCCACATGGCTGGTCATTATTACAGTTACTCTGACCGACACCGTCCTTGCTGTCCGTTTTTGATATAGTTAAGTTTATGAAAGAAACTCTAGGCATACTAGCCGTTATCGTTGGCTTCATCGGATATATCCCTTATTTCCGCACAATTTTTAGTGGAAAGACTAAGCCTCATGCATTCAGTTGGCTGGTGTGGGGGACTCTAACGGGTATTGCGTTTGTTAGCCAAGTTGCTGGCAATGGTGGGGCTGGGGCCTGGGTAACTGGCTTCACCGCGCTGATTAGCTTTACAATATTTGGCCTTGCTCTGTTTAAGGGTGTTAAAGATTTTCCTCTTACTGACTGGCTGTGCCTCGCCGGAAGTATAATTGCTATTGCGTTGTGGGCACTCACTAAGAATCCATTGATAGCAGTCGTGTTGATCACGATAATTGATTTCGTGGCATTCCTTCCTACAATTCGTAAGTCCTATTCTGAGCCGAACTCTGAACCTATATTCACCTACTCGCTGAGCGGCCTCAAGTTCTTGATTGGGATCATAGCGCTCACTGAGCTGTCATGGCTAACAGTGTTATATCCCGCCTCATTAGTTATGGCTAACGGAGGATTTGTGGTGATGTTGCTTATACGAAGAAATAAACTGGCTCAGGAGCAGTCATCTCTTGCGTTGAGTCCCCTCACCCGCTCCAAAGTGACACAACAGAGGACACATCGCTAAGGCGTGGCGTTTTTGACATAACCTTATAATTTCATCTGTTATTATACATTCATGAAAGATAAAATTATCGTAATTACTGGTGCAAGCGAAGGCCTGGGCAAAGCTGCTGCGGCTAAACTAGCCCAAGAGGGTGCAAAATTAGTTTTAGTTGCACGCAACGAGGAAAAGCTTAAGCAAGTGAGTGAACAGATGGGCGAAAATACTCGATATTACGTGTGTGATGTGGGTGTCCCCGCCCAAGTTAGGGAAGTAGCAAGCAAGATATTAGACGAGTACGAGTCAATAGATATCCTTATTAACTGTGCTGGTATATGGACAGACGAAGAGCTGGAGAAGAACGATGCTGATCGACGCAAGAGAGTTCTCGAAGTAAACACACTCGGAACAATTGAGTTCATAAAAGCCTTTGAGCCATCACTAAGAGCCAACAACAAAGGCCATGTCTTGAATGTGATATCTACCTCAGGAAACTTTGATACAAGCTCTGGCGACAATACGTTGTGGCAAACTTACGGCGCAAGTAAATGGGCACTGTCTGGGTTTACTCGCGCATTTAAAGATTCTCTTGAGGGAACCAGGGTTAAAGTTACCGGCTTCTACCCTGGTGGCTTTGATAGTAACTTGTATGAAAATGCGAATGTTCCAGACGCACACAACCAACCGTGGATGATGAAAACTGATGATGTGGCAGACGCGCTGATATTTTGTCTGACTCGACCAGACGATATGCTCGTTGAAAAGCTCATTGTTACGAAGTTCGGTGCCGATAGTTAGATACAAGTACGTTTTAACCTCTGTTATGATATAGGTATGAAAATAGTTCTTCCTGACAAAATCAATATCTCTAGTGATTACAAAAATATGATTAGAGAACTGGGAGCAGAGGTCTTTGAGGACTTACCTGATAACAACGAGCTTAAGAAGCGAATTGCTGATGCTGAAATTATCACAGCTAGTTATGTAGATATTACACCTGATGTAATTGACGCTGCACCAAATCTCAGATATATTGTTGTGCCTGCTGTTGGGTTTGAATGGGTTGATACTAAATACGCTGCGTCTAAGGGTATAACAACGCTTAATTGCCCAACTTTTAATAGTCAGGCTGTTGCCGAACACGCAATGACATTACTCATGGCTGCAAATCGCAATCTGATAGTAGGCATAGACGAGCTACGAGCTGGCAAGTGGAGTCCCCAAACTTTGATTGGCTACGAACTTGATAGCAAAAAACTAGGTTTGATTGGCTACGGAAATGTCGGTACAAGAATAGAAAAAATCTCAATTGGACTCGGTATGAGCGTCAGTTATACAAACTCAAAATCAACATCTGACGAGGTAGATGAACTGCTTAGTAGCTCTGACTTTATTATTATCTGCGCCCCGTTAAATGACGGCACAAGAAACTTAGTTGATGACCGCCGATTAAAGCTTCTGAAACAAACTGCAATACTAGTCAATGTTGGACGTGGTGCAGTTATTGACCAAAATGCACTAATTGAACTACTAAAAAATAAAATGATACGAGGTGCGGGGCTAGATGTATTTGACGGCGAGCCGCTAACAGGGGTACCTAGCGATGAGATAGTTGAGCTGGCAAGGCTACCGAATGTCGTAACTACCCCACATATTGCCTATAACACAGAAGAAATTAACGACAAACAAGGTGCAGAAATACTGTTAAACCTGCAATCGTGCATAGCTGGTGAGCCAGTCAATGTTGTTATGCAGGGCAGTGCAAAGTGAGTGGAATGAATAATGGCTAATAAGAGGCCCCTTTCAGCACCAGTCGGCGCAAGCCTCATTGTTTTGTCGTCGTTTTTCTATGCCAGTTACGGTATTTGGACAAAGCTAATGGGCGACTTCTTTCAAGGCTACACAGCTTCGGCTCTGCGAAGTGTGTTGGTACTTCTTATCCTATTACCTATTGCCCTTTTCTATCGGCACTTACAGCCACTAAAGCTAAAGCAAAATTGGCGGTACATAGCTGGAATGCTCATTGCTTCATTGTTTACTTGGGGACCGTTATACTACGCAATCTTACATGCAGGAGTCGGTATAAGTCTGGCTATTGTGTATGCAAGCATTGTTATTGGTTCATTCTTTTTTGGCTGGCTATTTGGTCGGGAACGGTTTACGAAAGATAAAGCTATATCTGCTGGATTAGGCGTAATTGGACTGGGGCTAATCTTTTCCCCAAGCACAGGCAGTTTAGGCTGGCTAGCACTACTAGGAGCTTTGGTTAGCGGTCTATCTGCTGGTGCAAACGCTGTTTTTTCTAAGCAGATACGGTACAACGCTACTCAATCAACTATTGTTCTATGGGTTACGTCAGTAATAGCAAACTTTGTTATGGCTTTTGCGCTTCAAGAACATTATCCAGAAGTTGGCTGGTATGCTCCCTGGCTGTGGCTTGTTTTCTTTGCAGTTGCTTCGGTTATTGCGTCTTGGTCACTTGTAAAGGGAGTAAAGCTCATAGATGCTGGCGCAGCAGGTGTTTTAGGATTATTAGAAATTGTGTTTGGCGTAATCTTCGGAGTTATATTCTTTCACGAACGACCAGCAGCAATAGCATTGCTTGGAATGGCTGTAATAATTGGTGCGGCTTCCATACCGTACTTTAAAGACTATAACGCTAAGCGTGGGACATTAGATGAGTAAAGTTCAGAAGGAAGAAACGGTTAGTCCAAAAGTGCAAACACCTGAAACTGAAACAGGGAGAGGTATTGTTGAGCCAGGTAGGCAATTTGTAGCAGACTTTTATAATCAATTGGCAGAGGCAACGAGTCCGTATGTCGAGGGTGCAAGTTAGCATAGTCTATATTACCTAAGCAGGAACACAAGTGCTTATTTGTACTGTACAATTTTACAATTTCTAAGGGGTAACGTTTTACTTTCGTAGCTGGAGTTACTAAATTGGCGACAGCGGGGTAAGAGTAGGGTTCTCCTAACCCGCACCATGAAAAGTCCACTCCTTGTGGCTGGTTTTTTCATATACATGCCCATATTCTAGAATGAAAGTGTCGCAGAGACTGGGGCTTAAGACCTCCCGCATAATAAGCCCGCAGTCCAGACCGTGCTCTTGTTGCCTCACACTGAGTCACAGCTTCCTCAGCGTAACCACAGTTACGCGTCGTCTTCTTTGATCACCGTGGAACAACAATCATCACGTTCTGATCCTACGGGTTATTCTGCAAGAGGTCTTTAGTTTATTAGTATGTAGGGGAACATACTTGACAGGTAAGCATTTTTAATATATAATGGTGTTGTATCAATGTGATGAATAGGAGATATTTGAGATGAATAAGTTTATAACGGTTAAATCTTTTGTAGCTGCAGCACTAGTAGCGGGAACTTTAGGCATGAGTGTCTTCCCGTCACAGAATGTTTCAGCAACCCAATTACCAACCGACGCTAGCTGTTCTGCGGCTAACGATGGTGGTAACTACGTAAATGGCCCTTTCAAGATACGATGGGCTAGTATGAATGAGGTTCACATCCAGGCAAAAGCCGATGTCGTGCCTGGTACAAAACTCTACTTTAGCTCATACACAATGCCAGATACTTGGAGCCAAGATACGAAGGTATTTGATGAAACAGCAGTACCACAAGATATCTATGGTGTTTCTGATTCAGTAATATTCAACAAAGAAGGTGACTGTAAAGTATTAAAAGTACAGCTTCCTGACCCATGTAAGAACGTCCAGGTAGATGTTTACTACGGGCCAGAGATCAAGCACCTTGATAAAACGGTTCAATACGGTCATAAAGACCAGTACGTTGATCACCAATTTATCAAGAAACAAGGTACTTGCGCAGGTCAGGGTGAGGCTCAGGTGAGCGGAACCTCAACCAAAGTTCCTGCCGAACTCCCTGCCGAACTCCCTGCAACAGGTGCAAGTAATATGGCCCTATTCGCTGGCGTGCTTGGTGTACTGACCTATATTACGAGCCTTTGCCTTCAAGCTAAAAAATTAGAAAAATAATACACATTTCTAAAGTAACCAAAGAACCGCACTAACGTGCGGTTCTTAAATAGTTTATTATAATGAGCGTTTTATACTAGCTGTGTAACTCCTGCCCGTTACTTACTCATTAAATATGCCTGATACGGCACGTCAAGGATATTCTTTGGGTGAGCTACCTCATGCCTTACGCCGAGTGGAGTGACAATCGCTAGTTACATGCGTGTCTGAAAAATCCAAACCAACACCGTCGGGGGCTAGGCGCTAATCTGCCGGTAAGTTTTTTGGTCTTTAGTACAAGAGGCTTGGCTACTGCCCTAGGAACGGCTGGAGGCTGTCAATCTTATCTGCGAGCTCGCTTGTTTCGTTTAATGTTACAGAACGATTGGCCGCGGTCGTGAATAGAGCGTTGTCGCTGGACTCGATTTTAAGTATAGCCTGCTCCAGGAATCCTGCGCCGGCGTTGACCTGCGAATCATCGCTGGCATACAAGCCATTGGAAATCTCTGTCAGTCCAAAAAGACCTTGCTCAAAACTAACAATAAGCGCGGCGTGATACTCGGCGAAACCAGTCGGTGCATGCGTCTTCTTTAGGGCGTCAAGCGTGCCGCTGAGCTGCGTGGCCCGTTTTGCGATTACATCGCCTTGTCCAGCCAGTCGGGTAAGGTCGGTTAGGTCATTGATATCTGTTGCACTATTTTTCAATACTGTCCGAGCGGTGTTGACGTCAAGCAAGTAAGCAGTCAACTCCTTGTATCCGCTCAGGACTTCACTGCTTTGCAGCATCACATATTTTGCTCTGGTGCGAATAACTTCTGCCTTTTTATAGCTTTCTGAGTGAGTTGCAAGCGGACTACCCGGGAGCTTATCGGCCTGCTGTTGGTAGTTAAGTAGTGACACCTCGGTTTCGGCTATCAGCTTCTGAGTTGCCAGCAGTTCTTTGCGGGCAGCTTGTCCGTCGGTGTAGGGATCGTTGTACGCGGGTAATCCAGAAGATGCGGAAACAGCGTTGAACTTTGCGCTTAGCAGCTTGAAGGCTGGTTTAAGGTGATGGTCGTACTGCATAGAGATTGCTCGTGGAATGAGTATCGTCTGAGCTATAACGACGTACGCGAGGAGTACGACGGACACAAACAAAAAAAACTTTGTGAGTAATGGAATTTTTTTGGCAAACAACTGGCGTTGTAATATCATTTCGGCTCTCCTAAGTTACCTGTTTGAGGTGACAGCCCTGGCATTTTGGGGTAGCGGACGTTGCCGGTACGCTGCAATTTGTTCCAACTTACCTGTGCACCCCTGAGGGCTGTGAGGGCAGTACGAAACAATATGTATGTTTTTAGCGGGCTATACATAATCCGGGTTAGAGGAACAGTAAATAGCAGTCGGTAGCGTTCGCGGGCAAGCGTAATACCAGCGAAAGCGACGATGAACTGTATGAGCAACGTCAGACCGGCGAATAGGGCAATGGTGCCGTACTGGCCAGAAGTGAGGTTTTCTATCAGCAAGCTGAACAGGACGGGGATGAATACAAACGGCAGGAGGATGTTGATCATTGCATATGGTAATACAAACATTCCGAGCCAACCGTATCTGCGGCGCAGCATGATGTGGCGATGTTTCCAGAAAGACTGCAAGTTACCAAATATCCAACGGTAGCGTTGTTTACCGAGAGCGCGGTACGTTTGCGGTACCTCGGTATAGCCTTTGGCGCTATTGTCTTGCACTATGCGGTAGCCGAGCTTGTGTATGCCAAGTGTCAGGTCGCAGTCTTCGGCTAATGTCGACTTGGAAAAACCACCTGCCTTAAGTACTGCTTCTTTTCGCCATGCGCCGCATGCTCCAGGTACGACAATGATTGAGCCGAGGAAAGCCTGAGCGGTTCGCTCAAGGTGGATGCCGACGGTATATTCTAAGGCCTGCCAACGGGTAATCATATTGGTAATATTTCCCACCTTGACGGAACCGGCTACTGCGCCGACCGTGGGATCGGCGAAATGACGCACCATATTAGCGACAACGTAAGGGGGAAAGACCGTATCAGCATCGATGCAGATAAGTATCTCGCCCTTCGCCCTTTTAATGCCGTTGTTAAGCGCTCTGGCTTTGCCGCCATTTTGCTGGGTGTAGCTGCGGACGCGTTTGTACAACTTTGCAATTTTCTTGGCCTCTGCCCTAGTGCCGTCTTTGGAGCCGTCATTTACGATAAGTATTTCGATATTGCTGTAGCGCGACTGTAGTAAAGATCGAACAGTCTGTCTAAGGACGATCTCTTCATTATAGGCTGGCACAATTACTGACACGAGCGGATTGTAGTTACGAGGCCGCCTTTTGTAATGCGCCCGGCGCATCTGTAGGATTGCCAGGACGACATTTATACACATGCTGAAGACGATGGCAAACGCCGATATGAAGAACAAGATACGGACGATATCGCGTGGCCAAACCAGAAACGCGCTAAAAACGGTGAAAGATACTTTGTCGACAAGGCTAGGGCGTGCTGGGGCGGATAGCGGTGGAGTCTGTTCATACAGCTGGTTTAAGTTGACGAAGGTGTAGCCATGCGCACGGGCTGCCGGCGCAATTTTTTTAAGGTATGCGATGGTTCTGGAGCGGTCTCCTCCACCGTCATGGAGCAGAGCGACGATGTTGGTGCCATCAAATGTAGGTAGCGGGGGTGAGTCTTTGCTCTTCTCGTAATCTTTCGTGTCGAAATTGTAGGAAG encodes:
- a CDS encoding DUF1801 domain-containing protein → MQRISAAEPKIWNEHTIGFGTYHYKYDSGREGDSQILSFYPRKGRITVYLMDGTARYSVLLDKLGGHSPTGYCIVIKRLSDIELPVLEEILQQSYEYIKSMSQKGPINRILWKN
- a CDS encoding DUF4389 domain-containing protein, which gives rise to MATKKDKYPATFDIDYPKKLDRLSTFFRIVWSIPAIIIISMLTASGSERLMNEAGQEVSTGGGGIAAGLFCATALMILFRQRYPRWWFDFALELNRYSSRVGAYILLLTDRYPSTVEKQSVQLDIEYPNVERDLNRWLPLVKWLLAIPHYFVLFILVIAASVATVIGWFSILFTGQYPRSLFNFVVGVGRWGVRVTAYAFLLTTDEYPPFRLR
- a CDS encoding DUF1428 domain-containing protein, whose product is MAKYIDGFVLVIPKGKEAEYQKMAEEGRDSWMKHGALQYFECRGEDLKQQEMGDLKSRAFQEMAGANGDDNVWFSFIVFESKEHRDEVNKKVMDEMSELYKDKTDFEMPNDMKKMAYGGFEVVVEG
- a CDS encoding SDR family NAD(P)-dependent oxidoreductase, with translation MKDKIIVITGASEGLGKAAAAKLAQEGAKLVLVARNEEKLKQVSEQMGENTRYYVCDVGVPAQVREVASKILDEYESIDILINCAGIWTDEELEKNDADRRKRVLEVNTLGTIEFIKAFEPSLRANNKGHVLNVISTSGNFDTSSGDNTLWQTYGASKWALSGFTRAFKDSLEGTRVKVTGFYPGGFDSNLYENANVPDAHNQPWMMKTDDVADALIFCLTRPDDMLVEKLIVTKFGADS
- a CDS encoding glycerate dehydrogenase is translated as MKIVLPDKINISSDYKNMIRELGAEVFEDLPDNNELKKRIADAEIITASYVDITPDVIDAAPNLRYIVVPAVGFEWVDTKYAASKGITTLNCPTFNSQAVAEHAMTLLMAANRNLIVGIDELRAGKWSPQTLIGYELDSKKLGLIGYGNVGTRIEKISIGLGMSVSYTNSKSTSDEVDELLSSSDFIIICAPLNDGTRNLVDDRRLKLLKQTAILVNVGRGAVIDQNALIELLKNKMIRGAGLDVFDGEPLTGVPSDEIVELARLPNVVTTPHIAYNTEEINDKQGAEILLNLQSCIAGEPVNVVMQGSAK
- a CDS encoding EamA family transporter — protein: MANKRPLSAPVGASLIVLSSFFYASYGIWTKLMGDFFQGYTASALRSVLVLLILLPIALFYRHLQPLKLKQNWRYIAGMLIASLFTWGPLYYAILHAGVGISLAIVYASIVIGSFFFGWLFGRERFTKDKAISAGLGVIGLGLIFSPSTGSLGWLALLGALVSGLSAGANAVFSKQIRYNATQSTIVLWVTSVIANFVMAFALQEHYPEVGWYAPWLWLVFFAVASVIASWSLVKGVKLIDAGAAGVLGLLEIVFGVIFGVIFFHERPAAIALLGMAVIIGAASIPYFKDYNAKRGTLDE
- a CDS encoding glycosyltransferase, which encodes MSRGIQLPRHEHEVFHDPSGKRWRIIKVFSLFLATGIGTFLYFYVPRVLAPTNVAPHQPTSAINIAAPVNIQTPQPETLANQLEAINVPVIGTGPLVRIDHIVKTGGKTVAVQAYSHNVTRILSTDETAAVGTHTYAIERYGAGASKKIALTFDDGPDEVYSPQILDVLSKQEIQATFFLVGSNVVKYSGIAERMAREGHTVANHTFSHINFDLQNAFQSKQQINQTGRVISAATHHSTSFFRPPYGGPNDQAMRDTLRGLLYAQQLGYINASYNFDTKDYEKSKDSPPLPTFDGTNIVALLHDGGGDRSRTIAYLKKIAPAARAHGYTFVNLNQLYEQTPPLSAPARPSLVDKVSFTVFSAFLVWPRDIVRILFFISAFAIVFSMCINVVLAILQMRRAHYKRRPRNYNPLVSVIVPAYNEEIVLRQTVRSLLQSRYSNIEILIVNDGSKDGTRAEAKKIAKLYKRVRSYTQQNGGKARALNNGIKRAKGEILICIDADTVFPPYVVANMVRHFADPTVGAVAGSVKVGNITNMITRWQALEYTVGIHLERTAQAFLGSIIVVPGACGAWRKEAVLKAGGFSKSTLAEDCDLTLGIHKLGYRIVQDNSAKGYTEVPQTYRALGKQRYRWIFGNLQSFWKHRHIMLRRRYGWLGMFVLPYAMINILLPFVFIPVLFSLLIENLTSGQYGTIALFAGLTLLIQFIVAFAGITLARERYRLLFTVPLTRIMYSPLKTYILFRTALTALRGAQVSWNKLQRTGNVRYPKMPGLSPQTGNLGEPK